One Companilactobacillus farciminis KCTC 3681 = DSM 20184 genomic window, ATTTGATAAGTTTGCCTCTCTTCCCGATGATGTAAAAGAAAACGTAAAACGCGTAGATTCTGCGGATGAAAAATCTTCAAAAGATAAGAATCTAAAAGATAAAAAATAAACTTCTCTTGTTTAATGTTGCTTCTTGTAAGCGACTGCCATTTATTTTACTATTTCTTTAACGAGAATCCTTTTGATGAAAAAGAAAGACCTAAGACATTA contains:
- a CDS encoding SPJ_0845 family protein, which gives rise to MGLTVKRESNFGSLFDKFASLPDDVKENVKRVDSADEKSSKDKNLKDKK